A stretch of Leishmania braziliensis MHOM/BR/75/M2904 complete genome, chromosome 11 DNA encodes these proteins:
- the NT4 gene encoding nucleobase transporter — MEATSKVPQVVMMVTSLVVGVTMVIGINAINSAPSFMLEYYKYLAGSSAAVPRSPVFWKNILSFYTMVTIVVQAIHEPTNLTSFMCRFSLLFRLEVSCVIMIIELLVILIMPHTHVSEKNAIAAMMIVAYLGGAARAYFENTGYALFGPCPPIILTGMLIGSAVCGVLVSLLQIILKASMTDSYSAVLSQSLIYFCLAIGIILVSGLLLAALLCNPYARLYVAEFRSSRGPWANIYRRRRSVERVTDGGACGENSATDSKDIAAGCCVADFESEENAEVLRMSNDDVAVSGDRAHHHPNALSDDRAFTTREDFEAEPTRALTPVPQSHDGAAVTATQTEADNCAHPEESPDEVKGEVEAPTKDYLDKSSTDFLAAEDGVLTTAELLQEVRLWPVVKKIYPMMIACFLTFCVTYLVFPGIILAVDSADGWFTTLIIAAHNFADLIGRLLTLWRRLWPPRKAILIGSIARIIFIPLLLLCATHKIPSKAPAYVFTIIMGASNGFLGALSMIYSPATPSLTTDGERAMAGQLTGTCLLIGCAVGSLIQLAEVLPFS; from the coding sequence ATGGAAGCAACATCGAAGGTACCGCAGGTGGTCATGATGGTCACCAGCCTTGTGGTCGGGGTGACCATGGTGATAGGCATCAACGCTATCAACAGTGCCCCGAGCTTCATGCTCGAGTACTACAAATACCTTGCTGGGagcagtgctgcagtgccgcgcTCACCTGTGTTTTGGAAGAACATTCTGAGCTTCTACACGATGGTCACCATAGTGGTGCAGGCGATTCATGAGCCGACAAACTTGACTTCCTTTATGTGCCGCTTCTCGCTGCTCTTTCGCCTTGAGGTGAGTTGCGTGATTATGATTATAGAGCTTCTCGTCATCCTCATCATGCCTCACACGCACGTGTCCGAGAAGAATGCAATAGCGGCAATGATGATCGTAGCATACctcggcggagctgctcgtgCCTATTTCGAGAACACCGGGTACGCCCTCTTCGGTCCCTGCCCTCCGATTATCCTGACTGGCATGCTGATCGGTTCGGCAGTTTGCGGGGTGCTGGTGTCTTTACTGCAGATAATCTTGAAAGCAAGCATGACTGACAGCTACAGCGCCGTCTTGTCGCAGTCCCTCATCTACTTCTGCCTGGCGATAGGCATCATCCTCGTTTCCGGACTGCTCCTCGCGGCTCTGCTGTGCAACCCATATGCGCGGCTCTACGTTGCTGAGTTCCGCTCCAGCCGCGGTCCGTGGGCGAACATCTACCGCCGGCGCAGGAGTGTGGAGAGGGTGACCGATGGGGGTGCGTGTGGCGAAAACAGTGCCACCGACTCAAAGGACATCGCTGCCGGCTGCTGTGTGGCCGACTTTGAATCTGAGGAGAAcgcagaggtgctgcggaTGAGCAACGACGATGTGGCAGTGAGCGGCGACCgggcgcaccaccaccccaaCGCCCTCTCTGACGACCGCGCCTTCACCACCAGGGAGGACTTTGAGGCGGAGCCAACGAGGGCATTGACTCCTGTGCCCCAGAGCcacgatggcgctgcggtgactGCCACACAAACGGAGGCAGACAACTGTGCGCATCCAGAGGAGTCCCCCGACGAGGTCAAGGGTGAGGTTGAGGCACCGACAAAGGATTACCTCGACAAGAGCAGCACGGACTTCCTTGCTGCCGAGGATGGCGTATTGACGacggcagagctgctgcaggaggtgagGCTGTGGCCGGTCGTCAAGAAGATCTACCCGATGATGATTGCGTGTTTCCTGACCTTCTGTGTCACGTATCTTGTGTTCCCCGGTATCATTCTCGCTGTGGATAGTGCTGACGGCTGGTTCACGACACTCATCATCGCGGCACACAACTTTGCTGACCTTATCGGTCGTTTGCTGACTCTGTGGAGGCGCCTGTGGCCACCGAGGAAGGCGATCTTGATTGGCTCGATTGCCCGTATCATCTTCattcctctgctgctgctgtgcgcgaCGCACAAGATCCCGTCGAAGGCGCCGGCGTACGTGTTCACGATTATCATGGGTGCGTCGAACGGCTTCCTTGGGGCGCTTTCGATGATTTACAGCCCTGCGACGCCGAGCCTCACCACCGATGGTGAGAGGGCCATGGCCGGCCAGTTGACAGGCACGTGTCTCCTGATTGGCTGTGCAGTCGGCTCGCTCATTCAGCTGGCTGAGGTACTTCCATTCAGTTGA
- a CDS encoding putative protein kinase has protein sequence MLIGVGVSAVPPSEAQQGRLTNMDPSVYAVFEECRYKSLLSIYHLSQIIDFTMCGFSESTEVTDSAAHKGTHYHDCGLHSEASTKREELVERLVADAAISSGRTEDLPLFIPFMDDNSDASFYSMVHVEAESSSNASGLGCLSENAAKGQSKQSTALKATSPTAPGSGERDVSLFPHFNGHWECGIFSGKRVYIQTGGFYLGRGATAMVYEGWMVVTDTVNGSEVCLAKVPVAIKEVTFNAKESKVRNLYELALKLRMNMVHPGIVHSYYAGTYVPRLADFCRAEKAMLYAHLVLARSVTGSVADVLKRTGPLPESEIKRCMAEILSALQCIHEDHNLVHNDVKPHNILIFDDTSAYYADFKYQITDFTGIAPATPIADVLRDLDAKLKQHQSIFSEGGTVIYMSPESCLGMATLTSNDVWSLGITAFHMATGTLPWGPLERQYPSMILNGYRQKYTLQSLVDMEVKGAYEASSAYLTRASTPLDPDSNDKPRVRFHDSSAAGSRAAGGDSCTSQVFRNQYKGFGPILDVLDVVSISSEFRSFLAQCLIENPVERPTCRQLRSHPFVRDVKVALQH, from the coding sequence ATGCTGATTGGCGTTGGAGTTTCAGCAGTGCCGCCctcggaggcgcagcaggggAGGCTGACAAACATGGACCCCTCTGTGTACGCGGTCTTTGAGGAGTGTCGTTACAAGAGTCTACTTTCCATCTACCACCTGTCCCAGATTATAGATTTTACCATGTGTGGGTTTTCGGAATCGACAGAAGTGACCGACTCGGCGGCGCACAAAGGCACGCACTACCACGATTGCGGTCTTCACAGCGAAGCGAGcacaaagagggaggagctTGTTGAACGGCTAGTAGCGGACGCCGCCATTAGCTCTGGTAGAACTGAAGATCTACCCCTCTTCATTCCCTTCATGGACGACAATTCTGACGCCTCATTCTACTCAATGGTGCACGTAGAGGCGGAGAGTAGCTCCAACGCAAGTGGTTTGGGGTGCTTATCTGAGAACGCCGCAAAGGGCCAAAGCAAACAGAGCACCGCACTGAAGGCTACCAGCCCCACCGCTCCCGGAAGCGGAGAGCGTGACGTTAGCCTTTTCCCGCACTTCAATGGTCACTGGGAGTGCGGCATCTTCAGCGGAAAACGGGTGTACATTCAAACTGGTGGCTTCTACCTCGGCCGCGGCGCGACAGCGATGGTTTACGAGGGGTGGATGGTTGTCACGGACACGGTGAACGGCAGCGAGGTGTGCCTTGCCAAGGTTCCGGTCGCAATCAAGGAGGTTACTTTCAAtgcgaaagagagcaagGTGCGCAACTTGTACGAGCTGGCGTTGAAGCTGCGCATGAATATGGTGCATCCTGGAATAGTACACAGCTATTACGCGGGCACGTACGTTCCACGCCTAGCTGACTTCTGCAgagcggagaaggcgatgctATACGCGCACCTGGTGTTGGCACGCAGTGTCACGGGCAGTGTTGCCGATGTGCTGAAGCGTACTGGCCCACTTCCCGAGTCGGAGATCAAACGGTGCATGGCGGAGATACTGTCGGCGCTTCAATGCATTCACGAGGACCACAACCTCGTTCACAACGACGTAAAGCCGCACAACATTCTTATTTTTGACGACACCAGTGCCTACTACGCTGATTTCAAGTATCAAATCACTGACTTTACCGGTATTGCACCGGCTACGCCCATCGCAGATGTTCTGCGGGATCTTGACGCCAAACTGAAACAGCACCAGAGTATTTTCTCGGAAGGGGGTACAGTTATTTATATGTCCCCAGAGAGCTGCCTGGGGATGGCGACGCTGACCAGCAACGACGTATGGTCGCTTGGCATCACGGCGTTCCACATGGCGACGGGAACGCTGCCTTGGGGACCACTGGAGAGGCAGTATCCTAGTATGATTCTGAATGGGTACCGTCAAAAATACACCTTGCAGAGCCTAGTCGACATGGAAGTCAAAGGAGCATATGAAGCTTCTAGTGCTTACCTGACTAGGGCGAGCACCCCGCTGGATCCTGACAGCAACGATAAGCCACGTGTCAGATTtcacgacagcagcgctgctggctcGAGGGCCGCAGGTGGTGACAGTTGCACAAGCCAAGTATTCCGAAACCAGTACAAGGGGTTTGGCCCAATCCTTGACGTGTTGGACGTGGTTAGCATCTCCAGTGAATTCCGTAGCTTCTTGGCCCAGTGCCTCATTGAGAACCCAGTCGAGCGCCCCACATGTCGCCAACTGAGAAGCCACCCGTTTGTGAGAGACGTAAAGGTGGCGTTGCAGCACTGA
- a CDS encoding stearic acid desaturase: protein MLAAVQSLFTCSVLPADVAKPKEEREVPQWTKGNFQYNWIGIYIIGVPTLFVLLGLYLHIPLSPSLLQWLIFFGVVTGMVGVTSGYHRLFSHGAFTGGQAMQWTCAFVGAGAFQGSIKWWARNHRVHHKYTDTCKDPYNAHRGFFFTHFGWFVMRMDYELLGDADVSDLKDNLVVEFQRKYFAVIATITGILIPLVVAGATTGEWLGAFFWVVWLKIFLVHQFSFLINSLAHTRFFGATRPYSDDLTPHDSTLLAIINLGEGYHNFHHQFPNDYRNGHLWHHIDVTKWYIFLCSFLGFCDNLQRAPRAVIDRAAAMQAVRTHERGLVEAANEVRRLEVPATVEYTWDDVRAEVRQGRKLIVMDGYVLDIEQPIPVDPAWAQTDKINWMNTHPGGRALLLAYVGKDATAAFNGGVYGHTMGARNYLPELRVGCIKEPPVPAASGKTVSGAGRLGVVKYTTA, encoded by the coding sequence ATGCTGGCGGCCGTACAGAGTCTCTTCACCTGCAGCGTCCTTCCTGCGGATGTGGCAAAGCCCAAGGAGGAGCGTGAGGTACCCCAGTGGACAAAGGGCAACTTTCAGTACAACTGGATCGGCATCTACATCATCGGCGTGCCAACGCTGTTTGTGCTGCTTGGCCTGTACCTGCACATCCCGCTATCCCCCTCGCTTCTGCAGTGGCTTATATTCTTTGGTGTTGTCACTGGAATGGTGGGGGTGACGTCCGGCTATcatcgcctcttctcccacGGAGCTTTCACCGGCGGGCAGGCAATGCAGTGGACGTGCGCCTTCGTGGGTGCTGGGGCGTTCCAGGGTTCCATCAAGTGGTGGGCTCGAAATCACCGCGTCCACCACAAGTATACGGATACCTGCAAGGACCCCTACAACGCGCATCGTGGCTTCTTCTTCACGCACTTCGGCTGGTTCGTCATGCGCATGGACTACGAGCTGCTCGGCGACGCGGATGTGTCGGACCTGAAGGACAACCTTGTCGTGGAGTTTCAGCGCAAGTACTTTGCCGTTATCGCTACCATCACAGGGATCCTGATCCCCCTCGTAGTGGCTGGCGCAACCACTGGGGAGTGGTTGGGTGCGTTTTTCTGGGTGGTGTGGCTCAAGATCTTCCTCGTGCACCAGTTCTCTTTCTTAATCAACAGCCTCGCGCACACGCGCTTCTTTGGCGCCACGCGGCCGTACTCGGATGACTTGACCCCGCACGACTCCACCCTCTTAGCGATCATCAACCTCGGCGAGGGCTACCACAACTTTCACCACCAATTCCCGAACGACTACCGCAACGGTCATCTGTGGCACCACATTGACGTAACGAAGTGGTACATCTTTCTCTGCAGCTTTCTGGGCTTTTGCGATAACTTACAGCGGGCCCCGCGCGCCGTGATcgaccgcgccgccgcgatGCAGGCTGTGCGAACGCACGAGCGCGGGTTGGTGGAAGCAGCGAATGAGGTGAGGCGGCTGGAGGTGCCAGCGACCGTGGAGTACACGTGGGACGACGTACGCGCGGAGGTGAGACAGGGCCGCAAGCTGATTGTGATGGACGGCTACGTGCTGGATATTGAGCAGCCAATCCCCGTGGACCCTGCGTGGGCGCAGACGGACAAGATCAACTGGATGAACACGCACCCTGGTggacgtgcgctgctgcttgcaTATGTGGGCAAGGACGCGACGGCCGCCTTCAACGGTGGCGTGTACGGCCATACGATGGGGGCGCGCAACTACCTGCCGGAGCTGCGCGTGGGTTGCATAAAGGAGCCCCCGGTGCCCGCAGCGTCTGGCAAGACGGTGAGTGGCGCTGGTCGCTTGGGGGTGGTGAAATATACTACCGCATAA
- the AAT15 gene encoding putative amino acid permease/transporter, whose translation MYTFTISGAYGIEESVMGGGVLLTIISIMIIPVIMGGPIMLVVAELASAVPSNAGFLMWIKLSFHRSVYLSMAIMSLIYIAVDNALYPTLFSEYLCTSVRCSDIGAKCLRLGMLLFAYGLNLLGVEAVGVTSVVLTIFTVAPFILMFLQQQLTTGFYVNWPAVGYIPASVEWTTFISTASWCLSGLEQAGTVVEEVEDSEHTIIRSLVSLIGLAIITYIPPIITGASVSREPLDLSQWKTGYWTVVSFKVGGDVLKFITVVGSVLSAFGLTLSALCTTTSIISGIALTEAFPGKLGVWFSRRNERFGTYHWTLTFNTVLTGLFSTVLSFGSLVLVDQCLYGIRVVVIVISFYRFRQLYAHLPRPFRIPFDGWRLHLMMGVAVASAIVLTIISLFQEKLTVILCVAVVACSCLVSFVYCHFFHRHDFAGRIVTFITTIPVNSRSNGSDDKDTAATRRVSNDAPLSTRE comes from the coding sequence ATGTACACATTTACCATCAGCGGAGCTTACGGGATAGAAGAATCGGTaatgggcggcggcgtgctcTTAACCATTATCTCTATTATGATCATTCCTGTGATCATGGGAGGTCCAATTATGCTAGTTGTGGCAGAGCTGGCATCTGCGGTGCCGTCCAACGCCGGCTTCCTCATGTGGATCAAACTGTCGTTTCACCGGAGTGTGTACCTCTCCATGGCAATCATGTCGCTTATCTACATAGCCGTCGACAATGCTCTCTATCCAACGTTGTTCTCCGAGTATTTGTGCACATCCGTCAGGTGCAGCGATATAGGGGCGAAGTGCCTGCGACTGGGCATGCTGCTCTTTGCGTATGGCCTGAACCTCCTCGGAGTGGAGGCGGTTGGTGTGACAAGTGTGGTGCTAACCATTTTCACGGTGGCCCCATTCATTCTCATGTttcttcagcagcagctgaccACCGGGTTTTACGTGAACTGGCCAGCTGTGGGCTACATCCCTGCATCCGTCGAGTGGACCACGTTcatctccaccgcctcctggTGCCTCTCTGGACTGGAGCAAGCTGGGACAGTCGTGGAAGAGGTCGAGGACTCGGAGCACACCATCATCAGATCGCTCGTCTCACTCATCGGACTCGCCATCATCACCTACATACCCCCTATCATAACGGGCGCCAGCGTATCAAGAGAACCGCTTGACTTGTCGCAGTGGAAGACAGGGTACTGGACTGTGGTGTCGTTCAAGGTGGGCGGTGACGTTCTCAAGTTTATTACTGTTGTGGGTAGCGTTCTCTCGGCGTTCGGGCTGACACTCTCAGCCCTGTGCACGACGACTAGCATCATTTCGGGGATTGCGCTCACAGAGGCCTTTCCAGGAAAGTTGGGTGTGTGGTTCTCTCGGCGCAACGAGCGGTTCGGGACATACCACTGGACGCTGACGTTTAACACAGTCCTCACTGGTCTTTTCTCCACAGTGCTGAGCTTCGGCTCCTTGGTGCTTGTGGATCAGTGCCTCTATGGCATTCGCGTTGTTGTGATCGTAATATCATTTTACCGCTTTCGCCAACTGTACGCACACCTGCCGAGACCCTTCCGCATTCCATTTGACGGCTGGCGACTGCACCTCATGATGGGCGTAGCCGTGGCGTCGGCTATTGTCCTCACCATTATTTCTCTCTTCCAGGAAAAACTCACTGTTATTTTGTGCGTGGCGGTCGTCGCCTGCTCCTGCCTGGTATCGTTTGTATATTGCCACTTTTTTCACCGGCACGATTTTGCTGGCCGTATCGTCACCTTTATCACTACAATTCCAGTCAACTCCCGCAGCAATGGTAGCGACGATAAGGATACGGCTGCGACACGCCGTGTATCGAATGACGCTCCTCTCTCGACAAGAGAATAG